Below is a window of Candidatus Zixiibacteriota bacterium DNA.
GGTACTCGGGTGGGATTCACACCGGCTGGGAATCTCAATTTTGGTCTGTCAGCGATCACCGGTCCCGAGCAGGATCAGAACAACTCAAGCCGTCGGACGGTCATAGATTTTGACCTGACCTACAATCCAGCAGCTTTCTGGACCATTGGTGGAGAGTTCAACTATGGAACGGAGACTAAAGCTCTGGTAGGCAACAAGAGCGGCAACTGGTCAGGATTCCTGCTGATGAACAACTGGACTTTTGGAGATCGTTTCGGATTGACGACGCGGTTTGATCTGTTTAACGATGCCGATGGACTCCGTACCGGTACGGAACAATCGTGGAAAGCCATTTGTATATCTCCGTCCATGAGTATTGTTGATGGTCTTTGCGGACTCATCGAACTGCGGTATGATTTCTCAGATGAGGACACCTTTACCGCCAGTGATGGCACTCCCAAGGATAACCAGTTCTCATCCGCTTTGGAATTTACGTACGGTTTCTAAGAGTAGGAAAACACACAAGGAGTAGAAAAACATGTTTAAGAATCTTAAGATCAACACCAAACTGATCGCAATCTTCCTGCTGATCGGTTTGATTCCATTGGGATTGGTGGGAATCTCCACTCTCAACACCTCAACTGACGCCCTTGAAGGTGCAGCCTTCAACCAGCTGTCATCGCTCCGCGATGTCAAGAAGGGCCAGATTGAGAAGTTCTTCGGCGAGCGCGAAGGTGACATGGGCGTGCTGACGGAGACAGTCGGTACCCTGCGCCTGGAGGCGTTCAACAAACTGATGGCCGTTCAGGCTATCAAGAAGAACCAGATCGAGACTTTCTTTGGCGAACGCCTGGGAGATGCTCAGGTGCTGGCTAACAATCCGTACACAATTCAGGCCTGCAAAGACCTTGGCAAAGCCAATAATGCAGCCAAGACAAAAGGGTTATCCGGTCTGGGGTTGTTACAGGACGCGAAGTTCAGTCTCACCTACGAGACTTACAAACCGACTTTTGAAAACTACATGGAAGAGTACGGTTATTATGATGTCTTCCTGGTCGACCCCAATCAGGGCGATGTCTTCTTCTCAGTTACTCAGGAGCCAGACTTTGGCACCGTGTTGAGCAGAGAAGGGACCAGTCTGACGAGTGCCTGGGAGAAGTGTCTCACTTCGGGTGCACCGGCTCTGGCCGACATGGCGCAGTATGCTCCATCAAACAACGTCCCGGCCATGTTTGTGGCCTGCCCGGTCTTCGATGGCCGTGAAGCAGTCGGCGCTGTGGCTCTTCAGATTTCCACCGAGGCCATCAACAACATCATGCAGGAGCGTTCCGGTATGGGTGAATCGGGCGAGTGTTATCTCGTCGGTTCTGACCTGAAAATGCGTTCCAATTCATATCTTGATCCAACCAACCACTCAATTAGTGCCTCCCTCAATGGTAGTGTCGCCCAAAACGGCGTTGACACCAAAGCGGGCCGCGAGTCTTCAACCGGCAACTCCGGCATGGAAGTAATCCAGGATTACAACGACAACCCGGTACTGTCAGTCTATTCTCCGGTGGAGATTGGGGACGTCACCTGGGGTTGTATCGCTGAAATTGATGCTGCTGAAGCGTTCTGTCCCAAGGATGAGAACGGGACATATTTCTTCCAGAAATATCAGGAGATGTACGGCTATTACGACTTGTTCCTGATCAACCCGGATGGTTACTGTTTCTACACGGTAGCGAAGGAAGCTGATTATCAGACCAACTTCCTTAGTGGCCAGTACTCAAGCTCAAACCTCGGCGCCCTGGTTCGCAACGTCAGTAGCACGAAGGGCTTCGGCTTCGCCGACTTTGCTCCTTACGCTCCAAGTAACGGTGACCCCTGTGCTTTTGTGGCCCAGCCATGTACATATAATGGCAAGGTCGAGATGATCGTCGCCCTGCAGTTGCCGCTTGATGCTGTTAATTCGATCATGCAGGAACGAGCGGGTCTGGGTGAGACCGGTGAGACATATCTCATTGGTTCAGACAAGCTGATGCGTTCCGACTCATATCTTGATCAGACCGGTCACAGTGTATCCGCCTCGTTTGCAGGTACCGTGGATCGCAACGGTGTTGATACTGATGCGTCGCGTGATGCTCTGTCCGGCAATACTGATTCGAAGATAATCATTGATTACAATGGTAACCCGGTGCTGTCATCTTATGCGCCGCTTGATGTCTTCGGCACCCGCTGGGCTATCATTGCTGAGATCGATGAATCGGAAGCGTTTGCTGCCGCCAGTTCAATGCAGACTTCTACGATTACCATCGCGGTCATCATGATCGCTCTGATCGTAGTTGTAGGTTGGTTCTTTGCCCGCTCGATTTCGAAGCCTATTTCAAATATGGCTGAGATCGCTCAGGGTATCTCGACCGGTGATATCAATCATACCGTCAACGTTACGACCAACGATGAAATTGGTGTGTTAGGAAAATCTTTCACCTCTTTGATTGATTATATGAAAGAGCTTGCTGGTGCAGCAGAGAAAATCGCCGAGAACGATCTTACAATAGATATTGATCCTAAGTCCGAGCAGGATGTTCTCGGTCACAGCTTCAAGACCATGACCACCAACCTGACCGGTATGGTACGCCAGATGGGTGACAACTCGACTCAACTCGTCTCGGCCGCCACAGAAGTTGCCTCCGCGTCAGAACAGATGTCGCGTGGTGCCAAGGATCAGACCGACCAGGTGACCCAGGTCTCGACGGCGGTTGAAGAGATGACAGCCACCATCGTAGAGTCCGCCAGGAATGCTGGTGACGCCACCGAAGGCGCAAACGCCGCCTCCCAAAACGCCACCAATGGTGGCCAGATTGTCAACGAGACAATCCAGGGCATGCAGCGAATCGCTGATGTCGTTCGCGAATCAGCTGAGTCTATCGCCAAACTGGCTGCATCGGCTGATCAAATTGGCGAGATTATTGGTGTCATTGATGACATCGCCGACCAGACCAACCTCCTGGCTCTCAATGCTGCCATCGAAGCGGCTCGCGCCGGCGAACAGGGACGCGGCTTTGCCGTCGTAGCTGATGAGGTCAGAAAACTGGCCGAGCGCACGGGCAAGGCGACCGGTGAGATTACCGGCATGATTAAAGGTATCCAGCAGGGGACCGAAGAAGCCGTTGGTTCGATGGAAACCGGTGTTCAGGAAGTCGATCAAGGTCGGGTACTGGCTGACAAGGCCGGTAACAGTCTGACTGAAATTGTCAATATGTCGCAGAGCGTCATGGACCAGATCCAGCAGATGGCGACAGCCTCTGAGGAACAGTCTTCAGCAGCTGAGCAGATTTCCAAGAACATTGAGAACGTAGCTTCAATCGCCAGAGAGTCGGCCACCGGAGCCGAACAGTCAGCGACGGCAGCGGAAGAGCTAAACCGTCAGGCGGAAGGCATGCAGCAAATGGTCGCTCGGTTCAAGGTCAAACAGGAAGCGTAAGCTAACTTGCTGTGTTCGTCTGATTAACGAAGACATGAAATAAGACGTGGACCGGGACTGATCCCGGTCCACGTCACACTAATATTGAGGATTCTCACAATGGGCAAAGAGACAGACAAGTCCTTCGATGAGCTAATCCAATTGGTTTCATTCAAGCTTGGTCAGGAAGAGTTTGGCGTGGACATTATCAAGGTCCAGGAGATCAACCGGATGGTCCCGATCACGAAGGTTCCTCAGGCACCGCACTATTGCGAGGGAATAATCAATCTCCGCGGTAAAGTGATTCCGGTCATTGATCTGCGTAAGAAGTTCGAGATGAGTGTCGAGGAATGGACCAAGAACACCCGAATCATTGTTGTTGATATCAATAATAGTGTCACCGGCATGATTGTGGATGCGGTCGATGAAGTTCTTCGGATTCCACGCTCGACTATCGAGCCAGCTCCTCCCGTCATCAGCTCAGTGAACTCTGACTATATCAATGGAGTTGCCAAACTGGAAGAGAGCCTTCTTATCTTCCTGAACATCGGTCGTATCGCCGGTGAGGCGAGAGAAGAGATTGGTGAAGTGGAAGAATTACTAGCTTAGACGGCAGACAAGACAAGACGAATGCGGGTCGGGATTACTCCCGACCCGTTTTTTTTGTGTTCGGAAGAGCAGTCCTATCCTGTGTAAGGTTTTTCAAACTGAATGAAGAATGTTAATCCGGTCTCTTCCGCTCGAACGAACCGAAGACCTGCCGCCGAGACCAGACGCCGATAGTAATTAAGGTCATGTACTTTGTTCGGCCGCCGGCCGCCATAGGCAGGGGTGATGGTCTCATGGGGAAGGCGGATCAATATCTTGAAGGCAAAGATGTCTTTATTACTGCCTTCTCGAATCGGTGAATGGATATCCCAGAGAAGGAACTGTCCACCCTCTCGGAGGGTTCTGAATACTTCGGCCATAACCTGTGGGTGAGTTTTCTCATCCATGAACATAAAGGTGAAGAATGCTGTTGTGGTCGGAAAGGTGTTGTCAAGAAACGGTAGACTGGCAGCATCAGCGACAACCTTGATCGGACCGTCCGGAGCTTCTTCAAGCTCTTTCCTTCGGTTGTCTATTGCTATTACTTCACGACCCTTCAGCCGGCCAATCACGCCTTCTCCCCCGCCACCAATGTCGAGGACGAGGCCGTCACATGCAAAATCCCTGACGATTACTTCCTGATCTTCAAGGCAGTGTATCCGGTTTTCATCCGGCCATGAATGATGATCGTCGTTCATCGGTCTCCTCAGCATCCGTCAACATGCCCTTCCCACATTCTCAGGTACAGCCCACAGAAGTGGACGCCTCGAACCAATCTATGAGAATTCCATATCAATAACCGGCACATCATCCTCAATACGCTCTCTACGGTTCTCCATGAACCTATGACACCAACCGTTGAGATTGTGGGCATCCTCAGCGTGAATGATGATGTACAGCTCAATTTCGCGCAGCTTCAGGAAATCGGGAATGCACTTCATCCATTTCAGGTCCAGGTGGTTCTCCCACTCGTATCCGGTCATTATCCCTTCGAGGAATCGACGTGCAAAGGGGACATTCTCCCCGATCGATTCGTCCCGCAGCATATAGAACAACGTAATGGCAATGTCGTTGGAAAACCAATCATAGTGACAGTCGTCAAAATCGAAGACGGTGATGCCACTTTCTGTCACAAAGAAATTCCCATGATGTAGATCACTGTGGATCAGCCCATAAGAATCAACATCGGCGGGTAGAGCATGCAGACGTTGTTCAACTTCATGGCATCGTTGTATCACTAACGGCTGATCGGCCGGCAGATATTTGTCTGGATCGCGATACTCATCCTCGTGCCACTCGTGTCGTTTGAGAGCAGAGCTTGGAGGATTGTAGTTCTTCGTCGCGGCGTGCATCTTCCCGAGAGTCTCCCCCCAGTTTTGAAACAGCTGATCACTCCAGTCATCTTTGCCCGGACAATGACCATCTACCTTTTCGAAAGCGTAGACGAGAAAATGGGAATCATCAACACCGACAATCTCAACCATCTCGCCGTTGATCGACGAAATGGCTCTCCCGACAGACACGCCGTGATCCGCTAGAAAATTGGTCCAATCAAGCTCTCCCCTGATTGCATCCGCCGAGCGATGAATGCTATGGGTTATTTTGAGAATATACTGCCTGCTCTGTTGTTCGAACTCGTAGACAAAGCTCTCGAATGAACCCAGACGAGTGAGCTGGCTTTCCTTAATACCGTATCGACTCGCAACCTCGGACAGAACGAAATCCTTATGCTCCGTAAATATGGTCTGGCTTCTCTGGTCCATAAAGTAGATTTCCTCCTAATGATCGCCAAGTGATCTGGCTATCATACGGATTTCGATAGATACTGTTCCAAATGCTCACGTCGTAGGGTAAACTCGAACCCTTCATGGACGAGTTTGTAACCCATTTGTGCGTTTATTCTGCGGATGGGTTCGTTTACGGCACGCATGTTTGTGGTTAGTTTCTCAAATTTGGGATAGCGTCTTTCCATTTCAGTAAACATCGCCGCCTTGAGCCATTTTGCCAGTCCCCGCCGCCGATAGTCACTACGTACACCGGTCATAGCCTGGTAGACCTCGCGCGGATTGGTGAGACTCAGAAAGACATTGGATATTCCTACCAGCTTGTTGTCATTGTCAACCAACAGGACCTTTGGGGCTGCCGAGTTATTCTCTTTGCGCCATTGGGTCTGCCGTCTGATATCATCCGTGCTTACATGAAACGGCGTCCCGGTATCGTGTTCTTCCGGCATTTCACGTAATGTGTCTGTCAGTAATTGAGCCAGATTTTCGATGTATCTATCCGGGGGTTCATCGAAGAATTCCAGTTTCAAGTCGGCATTCTGCTGTGGGATAGTGTCAAGCCAGTCTTCGATAACCGAGCGATTGACGTTATCACGATGTAGCTTAAAAGTGTCGAGTTTGCAGAGTTGCTCCGCTCCAAATTGCCGAAACACGTCACACATATGTTCCAGCTCGGCCATAGTGTGTGTTTTGCTACAGCCGTACTTGTCCATCAGACGAGCGAGTTCATTGGCCATTGTCGTCACTATTGCCGGAGGAACATCCGCATCTACCAGTTCAGTAAAAATATGAGCGTTCTCATTGGTGGTGCCACGATGGCTGATGATGAATTGCATCCAACCAACAACGTCATCTCCGTCCAGAAGAACCATCGAACTACAGCAGTCCTCCTTCTTTATGAACGACAGTTGACGGTCACGAAGTTCTTCCCAAGTCACGGAGGAGAACATTGCTCCATACCTGTTACGTAGTTCAACAAACATGTCGTAGTAGCTTCGCCAATACTGGTCAGTGAAATCCGGATGGTTGATATGCATTACGGTGAACACGGTGTATCCTTCCGATTTTGTATCTTCATCTTTCCGTCAGTCTGATCTCGCAGAAAAGACTTGATCCATCGACAACGTCAAGTGTGTACGATTCGTCAAAGCCGACCATCAATCTCCTGAAATCATCCCGATTATATGTTGTCGCGTGGAATCCGTCTTTGCAAATGATCACGCCGTTTCCGGTAGCATCCCAATCTATCTCACCCAACTGGCCAGCTTCCGATTGAATTCGGAACCATTCCAGACGATCATCCCAGAAATCTGAAGCGTAACTGGAGAAGAGTAAACGCCCTCCCGGTTTAGTCACACGTACCGTTTCTTTGAGCAATTCATACGGATTCACATGGAAGGCAGAAATGCCATTTTGGATGCAGATAATACAGTCGAAGGAGTCATCGGCAAAACCCAGAGCTACTGCATCCATGCACACGAGTTCGATATTGTCGGAATTGTTGATCGAGTCATCTGCCGCCAGAAGGCTAGCCAGAGAATTGTCTATGCCGACAACATTACCAACTTTCTTTGCCAGCCGCTTCAGAACACGTCCATAGCCGCATCCCAACTCCAGCACCGTGTCCGAGGAGTGTAGCCGCGACATAACGTGAACGATTTCAGCTTCGAGGTACTGGCGTACCCGAGGCGGGGCAACTTCGTACACGCCGCGCAGTCGGTCGGCCGCTAGTTTGGTTTTGTAGTAGTCTGTCATTGTTCAGTTGGGAAGAAGATAATAAGGCACGTCGTAACAAACAAGTGGCAGGAGTGGAATAAACTCAATCAGGTTGTGTCATTTCACTTTCTCAATAGCATCATCTAACCCTGTCGTTACTTCATCCCATTGAAATCTGCCTACGCTCCGGCGGGCTCGATCGGGCTGGCTTTGCCAGATGTCATTATCCGACGCGGCTCGTTGCGCCAGGGTAGTCAAGCACTCCGCAAGGGCAGATGGTGATCCGTCGTAGAAAAATTCGTCAGGGTCATCGCAATCAATAAGTTCTGGATATGCCAGACGATTTGGCAACAACGGATAGGCTCCGGCGGCGATTGCCTCTACAGCACTAATGCCAAAGAACTCATGCTCGGCGGTCGAGACGAAAACATCCGATTCCATCAAGGCCGCTTCGTAATCTGCACGGTCTTGCTGGTAGCCCCAACGATCAATAACGTCGCTGAAAAGATCCCTGGCCTCCTCAAACACAGGTGGTACCTGCTGGAATTGTGGACCGATCACACTCAGCCTAAAGTTAGCATCTCGTTTGTCGAGTAATTCAATAGCCCTAAAAAAACTCTCCGGACTTTTGTCGTATTCCCAGCGAGCCGCCCAGAGAATACGCAGAGGTCCGGGTTTTCTGGGTCCACAGGGATCGAAAGAGTCAACGCCCGGACAATGGACCGATGACTTGGCCTCAATGGTGTCAATCAGATTAACCGGTTGGTAATCCGGCATACGGCGCAGGAAGTCACGTATTCCGGTCAGGAACGAGTCCTGATGAAACTTCGAGTTGAACCAAACTTCAGTCGCTGCCAAAGCGGTGGTGAAATTGGTCAGCGCAAATTGCAAATCGCGCTCCTGCTGATGCCGTGCGGGATAGGTCAATTGGTTCTCGTGGAAATAGGTGACCCTTGGCAGCTTCTTCAGGCACGGATCGACGAGCCCAAGGAACTCAGCCAGGTTGAGCATGTCGGAACAAAACAGAACATCCCATTGCTCACCATTGGACAACCGCTGGTTGACATCTTCGGCGAAAGTGATCGCGGCATGACGCATGCGCCATTTCCATTTGTACCCGGGCAGACCTAGAACAGTCCACTCGTGGCGACTACGCGATTGCCAGCCATCGAGGAAGGCTCGATGGCTTCCATCATAGAATGGTTCAAGAGCCAGGATTCGCATTAACGTTAGTGTACAATGTTATGCACCCTGGTGCAAGTGCATGGACATTATTATGGGCACGCCGGCGGGGCAGGACCACCAGTGAACAAGTACGAAACCAGATAGGTCAGGTCAGCAATATCTATTGGACCTCCCTCACCTGTTATGCCATCAACATTTCCTTCTTCCGTACACCACGGAGCGTCTCCACCCAGGAACAGGTAGGACACAAGAAAAGTGAGATCAGCGATATCCACAGGTCCTCCGGAACCAATGATGTTATCGAGATTGCCACGATTTAGACAGCAGTATCCCGGGTTCAGCACAACATCGACCTGATTATTCTGTGCCATCATTACAACTGTGTCAACCGTCTCCCATCCCCAACGGCTGATTTCGATCATTTGGCTACCGCCCCCGACAGAATCAATGGTATAGTCGCCAAATTCATCGGTGGTTGTGGATTGGCCGTCAGACAAGACAGTGATTAGTGTACTGGACAGATCGTCATCCCCAACTGACATGGTCACAGTGCCTGAGAGGGAGAAGTAGTTGCTTACAGTTACGATCATTGAATCTTCGGTCGAATTACCGGCTCTATCATGAGCTCGCACGCGCACCATATAGTCGCCGTTGTGGAATGATGCTGTCGACCAACACTCAGGAACGTCCTCAAGCTCAATCGTCGAGTCGCCATCAGTGTTGGTCATAATAAAATAGTATTGGCGAAGGTCGTAATCGCCATACGTTTCGCACACATCATCGTTGCGAAAGATAACATACACATCATCATTAATCTCCGAGTAGCGACCGAGCGAGCCAGTGAAACAAAATGAATTTGTCCATGTAATAGATGAATCACCCTCGATAGCATATTCCAGTTGATATGGAATGAGCTTATGGTCATAGTCATTGATGTAGTCGTAGGCTCGGCAGATAATATCGACATCGCCGCTGATCGAGTCGTCTCCGGAAAAATAGGTCTTCGACAGATTGTCACTGAAGGCCAGTAATTGATCCGGCCAAACATCGTCGAAAACCGGTGGATCGGGATCATAGAGACCGTCAAGTTCATCCAAAAGGTTGCCGGCGAACTCCCAGTAATACCAATCAGTTTCCCATCTCCATTGTTCCCCCCAAAAACGGATCAGCGAAAAATGAAGGTGATGAAAGTCATACGGAAACGAAACGATCTCGCCCAGCTTGGTACCTTCTTCGACCCAATCCCCAACTTCCAAACCGGTGACAGTAATACTGTATTGGGTGAGGTGGGCATACATGTAAGCCAGGCACGTATCAGTCCCGGCCGAATCTCCGACAACAACTCGCCAGTGCAACTCCGCCGAGGTGGTGATTATAGCCTTAACCCAGCCCGACTTGATCGCATACACCGGCGTCCCGGGCGGCACCATGATATCAATACCCGAATGCATATATGGGGAGCAACTCGACCCTCCATAACACTGGAACTGACCATAGTTATTCCCGAGGCGGTGAACAGTGCTGTCGGGGAATACCGGCCAATCGAGTGCAACGACGTTAGCAGCACAAAAGAACACTAGACTCAGAACAAGAATCGACCGTGCAAGGTGTTTCATAGCAGACCTTTCGTGTGGCGACAACATCTTCATTGTTACCTCTGGACGAGAGCCGAGGCAAGAACACGTCTGGCAGTTAGTAGGCTTACAATATTATGATAACACAAACGCAGGACATTGTCAAGACTGCGCGACCATTACTCCCCCGCCCCACTTCGCATCGACAACGCAATCCGTCCGCGCTCGTGGTCAACATTCAGAACAGTCACTTTCACCTTCTGGCCGACCTTGGCAACTTCCGATGGGTCTTTCACAAACCGATCAGCCATCTCACTGATATGAACCAGACCGTCCTGGTGCACTCCTATATCAACAAAGGCCCCGAAAGCAGTCACGTTGGTAACAACCCCCGGTAAAATCATATCCGGTTCGAGATCACTCGGGCTTTTGACCGAAGGATCAAAATCAAAAGCCTCGTAATCTCCTCTCGGATCCCTTCCTGGTTTGGACAATTCATCACGGATATCAAGCAGCGTCGGCATCCCAACCGTGTCACTCTCATAGTCATGAAGTTTGATCTTCCCTCGTAGCGATTCGTCAGCCACGAGATCCGCCACTGTGCAGCCAAGATCGGACGCCATAGAGTATACTACCGGATAGCTTTCGGGATGAACAGCACTGCTATCGAGAGCGTCCACAGCATCGCGAATACGAAGAAACCCGGCTGCCTGTTCAAAAGCTTTGGGACCCAGACGGCTGACTTTCTTGAGCACCTTACGCGCTTTGAAAGGGCCATGCTCGTCACGATAGGCCACGATGTTCCCGGCCAGTTGGGGACCCAGACCGGAGACGTAAGTTAGTAATTGCTTGCTTGCCGTATTGACCTCTACTCCGACAGCATTGACACAACTTCCCACGACGTCATCAAGGCGATTTTTCAGCGATGGTTGATCCACATCATGCTGATACTGTCCGACGCCTATCGACTTGGGATCAATCTTAACGAGTTCAGCCATAGGGTCCATGAGGCGTCGCCCGATTGAAACTGCACCTCGAACAGTGATGTCGTGCTCGGGGAACTCCTCACGCGCCACATCCGATGCGGAGTACACCGAAGCACCCGACTCGTTCACCATCTCAATGACGATATGATCGTGCAGGCCTAATTCGCGAACAAATGCTTCCGTCTCGCGCCCGGCGGTACCGTTGCCAATAGCGATTATCTGCGTTTTGAATTTCTCAACCAGCGCTTTGATATCCTGCCCGGCATCGTTGCGTTCCTTCTCTGACTTATGCGGAAAGATAGTCGTGTTAGTCAGGAGTTTCCCCTGGGCATCAAGGCAGACAACTTTGCATCCGGTACGAAACCCGGGATCAATGGCAAGAATCCGTTTCTGTCCCAGCGGAGCCGCCATCAACAGTTCACGGATGTTGTCGGCGAAAACACGGATCGCTTCTTCGTCAGCCTGTTTCTTCATCTCCATACGGATTTCTGTTTCCATCGCCGGAGCGAGCAATCTTTTATAGCTGTCTTCAACGGCCAGCTGGACTTGCTCGGAGGCGGCGTTGTCGGCGATGACAAATATGCCCGTGAGAATTCCTACGGCTGTTTCCACCGGTGGCCCGATCTTCAGCGACAATATTTTTTCATTCTCTCCGCGACGCATGGCCAGCACCCTGTGGGAAGGAGCAGTCGCGACTCTCTCCTCCCAATCGAAGTAATCCGAAAACTTTGCTCCCACCGCTTCCTTGCCCATCATTACGGTTGTACGAATTGTCCCCTCATCTTGGAAAAGCGCTCTCAATCGAGCGCGCGCGTCGGCATCTTCGTTGACCCACTCGGCCACAATATCACGCGCTCCCGCCAGAGCATCCTCGATTGTGGCAACATCTTTCTCCTCGTTGATAAACGCACCTGCTTCGGCCACAGGATCAATAGCGTCCTGCGTGAAAATCAATTCGGCCAGCGGTTCCAGACCACGTTCCCGGGCGATTGTGGCGCGGGTGCGACGCTTGGGACGAAATGGAAGATAGATATCTTCGAGCGTGGCCATATTTTTTGCGGTTTCGATTTTTGTTTTGAGTTCATCGGTAAGAAGATCACGCTCGTCGAGCGATTTGAGAATCGCTTCTTTTCTCTTGTCGAGTTCGCGCAATTGGGTGATACGATCACGGATCGTGGTGATGGCTACTTCGTCGAGACTTCCCGTCGCTTCTTTACGATAGCGGGCGATGAATGGCACCGTGGCATCGTCATCCAGCAGCTTCAAAGCTGCTTCGACCTGTGGTGCCCCAAGGGATAATTCTTTGGCTATACTTGTGACGTGTAAACTGCTCATCAATTCCTCGCTGACGGGTACTCGGTTGTTGGAAAGATAACCGAATACCGCTGTGAGGGGAACAGAAAACTCTCAATTTGTCACGTTCGCACTTTGTCACCCTTACGCGACGATGTCGCCACGCGATGATATCGCCACGCGATGATATCGCCGCGCGATGATATCGCCGCGAAGGCGGGGATCCAGTCTCACCTCTCTGTCACCCCTGTGAAAACAGGGGTCCAGTCTTATTGGTGGCCAACAGCTTGCTGTGGGATCAAAGAGCACATCGGCGGGTGCCATGCTCAAACTTGGGCCGGGAGGTATTACTTTATTTGTCACCCTCGCGAAGGCGGGGGTCCAGTACGATGGAGTCACCCAATCGGGCAGTGCCTGTGAGCGGAGCCGAAAGCTGACCACTACTCCGATTCGCTTGTGTCTTCCTTCTTGTCGTTGGCTGGCTTAACACCAATTGTCTCACCAATCTCTGATAGCACAGCTAGGATTTCCTCTTCGAGCTCTCCCTTGGCAAGCAGATTGGCGACCTCGCCCTTGAAGGTCTTCCTATTTTCTCTTCGGGCTTTCTTTAGGACGTCGGGGCATTCTTTTATAACATTGGAAAACCAGTGCAATTCGTCAATGCGCTCATATTTGATGAAATTTGTGAAGCCC
It encodes the following:
- a CDS encoding DUF3524 domain-containing protein yields the protein MRILALEPFYDGSHRAFLDGWQSRSRHEWTVLGLPGYKWKWRMRHAAITFAEDVNQRLSNGEQWDVLFCSDMLNLAEFLGLVDPCLKKLPRVTYFHENQLTYPARHQQERDLQFALTNFTTALAATEVWFNSKFHQDSFLTGIRDFLRRMPDYQPVNLIDTIEAKSSVHCPGVDSFDPCGPRKPGPLRILWAARWEYDKSPESFFRAIELLDKRDANFRLSVIGPQFQQVPPVFEEARDLFSDVIDRWGYQQDRADYEAALMESDVFVSTAEHEFFGISAVEAIAAGAYPLLPNRLAYPELIDCDDPDEFFYDGSPSALAECLTTLAQRAASDNDIWQSQPDRARRSVGRFQWDEVTTGLDDAIEKVK
- a CDS encoding peptidoglycan DD-metalloendopeptidase family protein, producing the protein MKHLARSILVLSLVFFCAANVVALDWPVFPDSTVHRLGNNYGQFQCYGGSSCSPYMHSGIDIMVPPGTPVYAIKSGWVKAIITTSAELHWRVVVGDSAGTDTCLAYMYAHLTQYSITVTGLEVGDWVEEGTKLGEIVSFPYDFHHLHFSLIRFWGEQWRWETDWYYWEFAGNLLDELDGLYDPDPPVFDDVWPDQLLAFSDNLSKTYFSGDDSISGDVDIICRAYDYINDYDHKLIPYQLEYAIEGDSSITWTNSFCFTGSLGRYSEINDDVYVIFRNDDVCETYGDYDLRQYYFIMTNTDGDSTIELEDVPECWSTASFHNGDYMVRVRAHDRAGNSTEDSMIVTVSNYFSLSGTVTMSVGDDDLSSTLITVLSDGQSTTTDEFGDYTIDSVGGGSQMIEISRWGWETVDTVVMMAQNNQVDVVLNPGYCCLNRGNLDNIIGSGGPVDIADLTFLVSYLFLGGDAPWCTEEGNVDGITGEGGPIDIADLTYLVSYLFTGGPAPPACP
- a CDS encoding RNA-binding transcriptional accessory protein; the protein is MSSLHVTSIAKELSLGAPQVEAALKLLDDDATVPFIARYRKEATGSLDEVAITTIRDRITQLRELDKRKEAILKSLDERDLLTDELKTKIETAKNMATLEDIYLPFRPKRRTRATIARERGLEPLAELIFTQDAIDPVAEAGAFINEEKDVATIEDALAGARDIVAEWVNEDADARARLRALFQDEGTIRTTVMMGKEAVGAKFSDYFDWEERVATAPSHRVLAMRRGENEKILSLKIGPPVETAVGILTGIFVIADNAASEQVQLAVEDSYKRLLAPAMETEIRMEMKKQADEEAIRVFADNIRELLMAAPLGQKRILAIDPGFRTGCKVVCLDAQGKLLTNTTIFPHKSEKERNDAGQDIKALVEKFKTQIIAIGNGTAGRETEAFVRELGLHDHIVIEMVNESGASVYSASDVAREEFPEHDITVRGAVSIGRRLMDPMAELVKIDPKSIGVGQYQHDVDQPSLKNRLDDVVGSCVNAVGVEVNTASKQLLTYVSGLGPQLAGNIVAYRDEHGPFKARKVLKKVSRLGPKAFEQAAGFLRIRDAVDALDSSAVHPESYPVVYSMASDLGCTVADLVADESLRGKIKLHDYESDTVGMPTLLDIRDELSKPGRDPRGDYEAFDFDPSVKSPSDLEPDMILPGVVTNVTAFGAFVDIGVHQDGLVHISEMADRFVKDPSEVAKVGQKVKVTVLNVDHERGRIALSMRSGAGE